Proteins encoded by one window of Dioscorea cayenensis subsp. rotundata cultivar TDr96_F1 chromosome 6, TDr96_F1_v2_PseudoChromosome.rev07_lg8_w22 25.fasta, whole genome shotgun sequence:
- the LOC120263550 gene encoding IMPACT family member in pol 5'region isoform X1 gives MTRSFEKWRCESRPISLLSRALLGALAMARSSATQSIASDAGGGSSRRTPSPYTTLRERVSCEREIKRSKFIAIASPVHDERSAQSFLLEVQDPRATHNCWAYKLGDQFRCNDDGEPSGTAGKPIYSAIVSSGIDMVMVVVIRYFGGIKLGTGGLVRAYGGVALDCLKSAETRFVKPKAPVGIEVPYDLLGTVYHQLQLFQAEDIKQDYDTGKDDITMVTFRLDYDKIDSLENAINSSCGRKFDFYKQ, from the exons ATGACCAGAAGCTTCGAGAAATGGCGGTGCGAATCCCGCCCCATCTCTCTACTTTCCCGCGCGCTTCTCGGTGCCCTAGCAATGGCGAGGAGCTCGGCCACGCAGAGCATCGCTAGCGACGCCGGCGGAGGGAGTTCTCGCCGGACTCCGTCGCCCTACACGACCTTGAGAGAGCGAGTGAGCTGCGAGCGCGAGATCAAGCGCAGCAAGTTCATTGCTATCGCTTCACCCGTCCATGACGAGCGTTCCGCTCAATCCTTCCTCTTGGAG GTTCAGGATCCCCGAGCAACTCATAATTGTTGGGCATATAAG CTTGGAGATCAATTTCGGTGTAATGATGATGGTGAACCATCAGGTACAGCTGGAAAACCAATATATTCTGCCATTGTTTCATCAGGAATTGATATGGTGATGGTGGTTGTGATCAg GTATTTTGGTGGTATTAAGCTGGGCACTGGAGGGCTAGTTAGGGCATATGGAGGAGTTGCGCTGGACTGTCTTAAAAGTGCAGAAACTCGTTTTGTAAAACCCAAA GCTCCAGTTGGTATTGAAGTACCTTATGATTTGTTGGGAACTGTTTACCATCAG CTGCAATTGTTTCAAGCAGAGGACATCAAACAAGACTATGATACCGGAAAAGATGATATAACAATGGTCACCTTCAGATTGGATTACGACAAGATTGATAGTCTGGAAAATGCTATCAATTCTTCTTGTGGAAGAAAATTTGATTTCTATAAACAGTAA
- the LOC120263550 gene encoding IMPACT family member HI_0722 isoform X2: protein MTRSFEKWRCESRPISLLSRALLGALAMARSSATQSIASDAGGGSSRRTPSPYTTLRERVSCEREIKRSKFIAIASPVHDERSAQSFLLEVQDPRATHNCWAYKLGDQFRCNDDGEPSGTAGKPIYSAIVSSGIDMVMVVVIRYFGGIKLGTGGLVRAYGGVALDCLKSAETRFVKPKLQLFQAEDIKQDYDTGKDDITMVTFRLDYDKIDSLENAINSSCGRKFDFYKQ, encoded by the exons ATGACCAGAAGCTTCGAGAAATGGCGGTGCGAATCCCGCCCCATCTCTCTACTTTCCCGCGCGCTTCTCGGTGCCCTAGCAATGGCGAGGAGCTCGGCCACGCAGAGCATCGCTAGCGACGCCGGCGGAGGGAGTTCTCGCCGGACTCCGTCGCCCTACACGACCTTGAGAGAGCGAGTGAGCTGCGAGCGCGAGATCAAGCGCAGCAAGTTCATTGCTATCGCTTCACCCGTCCATGACGAGCGTTCCGCTCAATCCTTCCTCTTGGAG GTTCAGGATCCCCGAGCAACTCATAATTGTTGGGCATATAAG CTTGGAGATCAATTTCGGTGTAATGATGATGGTGAACCATCAGGTACAGCTGGAAAACCAATATATTCTGCCATTGTTTCATCAGGAATTGATATGGTGATGGTGGTTGTGATCAg GTATTTTGGTGGTATTAAGCTGGGCACTGGAGGGCTAGTTAGGGCATATGGAGGAGTTGCGCTGGACTGTCTTAAAAGTGCAGAAACTCGTTTTGTAAAACCCAAA CTGCAATTGTTTCAAGCAGAGGACATCAAACAAGACTATGATACCGGAAAAGATGATATAACAATGGTCACCTTCAGATTGGATTACGACAAGATTGATAGTCTGGAAAATGCTATCAATTCTTCTTGTGGAAGAAAATTTGATTTCTATAAACAGTAA
- the LOC120263551 gene encoding protein PELPK1-like has translation MAFNKVFLLAFLVALLCNAGHAARHLLDTQAAAPEATPTMPTIPTIPTIPTIPTIPTIPTTQLPPLPSLPKPTIPGLVIPTMPTATLPPIPSIPLPTMPTIPQSLPPLPSIPTIIPTIPTIPGLKMPPLPFFSPPPATTSP, from the coding sequence ATGGCTTTCAACAAGGTGTTCCTTTTGGCCTTTCTTGTTGCACTGCTATGCAATGCAGGCCATGCAGCTCGCCATCTTCTTGATACTCAGGCAGCAGCACCGGAGGCCACACCAACAATGCCGACTATACCAACTATACCGACTATACCGACAATACCGACTATTCCAACTATTCCAACAACACAACTTCCTCCATTGCCATCTCTACCAAAGCCCACAATACCAGGTTTAGTTATTCCTACAATGCCAACAGCTACATTGCCTCCTATTCCATCTATTCCATTGCCAACCATGCCTACCATTCCACAAAGTCTTCCTCCATTGCCTTCTATTCCAACTATTATTCCTACTATTCCTACTATCCCTGGTCTTAAGATGCCACCTTTGCCTTTCTTCTCCCCACCTCCTGCCACTACTAGTCCTTAA